One region of Thermococcus sp. CX2 genomic DNA includes:
- a CDS encoding pyruvate/oxaloacetate carboxyltransferase yields MVEIVDTTFRDAHQSLIATRLRTEDMLAVAEKMDRIGFYSMEVWGGATFDVCIRYLKEDPWERLRLLREHIRKTKLQMLLRGQNVVGYRHYPDDVVEKFVELAHKNGIDIFRVFDALNDVRNMEVAIRKAKEVGAEVQGAIAYTTGPIFTLEYYMKKVEELLKLDVDVITIKDMAALLTPQKAYELVREIKETYGVPVNVHTHSTTGMAVATYLKAVEAGADFIDTAISPLAFGTAQPGIQTIWHALPEAVGSHLDRDLIHEVSRYLKKLLEERYYGLLHKEALMVNPYVLKYQVPGGMFSNLIAQLKEMKALDKLDEVLEEIPHVREDLGWPPLVTPTSQIVGTQAVLNVLFGRYERITNEVKNYIKGLYGRPPAEINPELKAKVLGDEEPIAARPGELLEPALEKCRKELEELGYLEKEEDVLTYCLFPQVALEFFKVRKEGVRKPEIPKTAQKFKLYIDGVEFEVGVEGVDLSALKYLPQIASAGTPVPAVPSAPSVPSSVPTPAPSPVPAPAAPTPAPAGEGVVTAPMPGKIIRILVKEGDEVKTGQGLLVLEAMKMEN; encoded by the coding sequence ATGGTGGAGATAGTAGATACCACATTTAGGGATGCGCACCAATCGCTCATAGCGACGCGCCTCAGGACAGAGGACATGCTGGCCGTAGCTGAGAAGATGGACAGGATAGGATTCTACTCCATGGAGGTCTGGGGAGGGGCGACCTTCGACGTCTGTATTCGCTATCTGAAGGAAGACCCCTGGGAGAGGCTCAGACTTTTGAGGGAGCACATAAGGAAGACGAAGCTCCAGATGCTCCTCCGCGGTCAGAACGTTGTAGGCTACAGACACTACCCCGATGACGTCGTGGAGAAGTTCGTCGAGCTGGCCCACAAGAATGGGATAGACATCTTTAGAGTCTTCGATGCCCTCAATGACGTCAGGAACATGGAGGTGGCAATAAGGAAGGCCAAAGAGGTGGGTGCCGAGGTTCAGGGCGCCATAGCCTACACCACTGGCCCGATATTTACCCTTGAATATTACATGAAAAAGGTGGAGGAGCTCCTAAAGCTGGACGTCGATGTCATAACCATCAAGGACATGGCGGCTTTGCTAACTCCCCAGAAGGCCTACGAGCTGGTCAGAGAGATAAAGGAAACCTACGGTGTCCCAGTTAACGTTCACACCCACTCGACTACGGGAATGGCCGTCGCGACTTACCTGAAGGCTGTCGAGGCCGGAGCGGACTTCATTGATACAGCTATAAGCCCCCTCGCCTTCGGAACTGCCCAGCCCGGGATACAGACGATATGGCACGCACTGCCTGAGGCAGTCGGCTCTCACCTCGACAGGGACTTAATCCACGAGGTTTCCCGCTACCTCAAAAAGCTGCTTGAGGAGAGGTACTACGGCCTGCTCCACAAGGAGGCCCTCATGGTGAACCCATACGTCCTGAAGTACCAAGTTCCTGGGGGAATGTTCTCCAACCTCATAGCTCAGCTCAAGGAGATGAAGGCTCTGGATAAACTCGACGAAGTGCTGGAAGAGATTCCGCACGTGAGGGAGGACCTCGGCTGGCCGCCGCTGGTTACACCGACGAGTCAGATAGTCGGCACTCAAGCTGTCCTCAACGTTCTCTTCGGAAGATACGAGAGGATAACCAACGAGGTCAAGAACTACATCAAAGGCCTGTACGGGAGGCCCCCGGCGGAAATAAACCCCGAATTGAAGGCAAAGGTTCTCGGGGACGAAGAACCGATAGCGGCAAGGCCAGGTGAGCTTCTGGAGCCGGCCTTGGAGAAGTGCAGGAAGGAGCTTGAGGAACTCGGCTATCTGGAGAAGGAAGAGGACGTTCTAACTTACTGCCTCTTCCCACAGGTTGCACTGGAGTTCTTCAAGGTCAGAAAGGAGGGGGTTAGAAAACCGGAAATCCCGAAGACTGCCCAGAAGTTTAAACTGTACATCGACGGTGTTGAGTTCGAGGTTGGCGTTGAAGGAGTTGACCTGAGCGCCCTCAAGTATCTGCCTCAGATAGCAAGTGCCGGTACTCCCGTCCCGGCAGTTCCGAGTGCTCCAAGCGTCCCCTCTAGCGTCCCGACTCCGGCTCCCTCTCCTGTCCCAGCACCAGCAGCGCCAACTCCAGCACCGGCAGGTGAGGGAGTAGTTACTGCCCCAATGCCGGGCAAAATCATCAGGATATTAGTCAAGGAGGGCGATGAAGTCAAAACCGGCCAGGGACTACTCGTCCTCGAGGCCATGAAAATGGAAAATG
- the fba gene encoding class I fructose-bisphosphate aldolase — MDAYQSVGIRRRLKRFFRRDGRALIFAMDHGFEHGPTDFEEYWEHVNPKIIIRKVMRAGVDGVMMLPGLVRFAGDEVKPDRGLMIKLTSKTNLRPKDEQLLQSQLGFVEDAIKLGADAIAATVYWGSPQEDVMMRQFAEIASYAHDLGFPVVQFAYPRGPYINEKYGKKEDYRVVMYGARAAVESGADMIKTYWTGSKETFAKVVDAAAGVPVLLSGGAKTENPVDFLRVVYDVIEAGGAGAVVGRNIFQRENPEPLIKALIRVIHRNEEPEEAAKAEGLL; from the coding sequence ATGGATGCCTACCAGAGCGTTGGGATTAGAAGAAGGTTGAAGCGATTCTTCCGCAGAGATGGGAGGGCGCTGATATTCGCGATGGACCATGGCTTTGAACACGGACCTACCGATTTTGAGGAGTACTGGGAGCACGTTAATCCAAAAATCATCATAAGAAAGGTCATGCGCGCAGGAGTAGATGGTGTGATGATGCTCCCTGGCCTCGTGAGGTTCGCGGGCGACGAGGTTAAGCCCGACAGGGGGCTCATGATAAAGCTCACCAGCAAGACCAACCTGAGGCCAAAGGATGAGCAGCTCCTACAGAGCCAGCTCGGTTTTGTTGAAGACGCGATTAAGCTCGGCGCCGACGCCATAGCGGCGACCGTCTACTGGGGCAGCCCGCAGGAGGACGTTATGATGCGCCAGTTCGCCGAGATAGCGAGCTACGCCCACGACCTCGGCTTCCCGGTTGTGCAGTTTGCCTATCCGCGCGGCCCGTACATCAACGAGAAGTACGGCAAAAAGGAGGACTATCGTGTTGTTATGTACGGCGCGAGGGCGGCCGTTGAAAGCGGAGCCGACATGATAAAGACCTACTGGACGGGCTCAAAGGAGACCTTCGCCAAGGTGGTCGATGCCGCAGCAGGAGTTCCAGTCCTTCTGAGCGGTGGCGCTAAGACCGAGAATCCAGTTGACTTCCTTAGGGTGGTTTACGACGTCATAGAGGCCGGCGGAGCTGGGGCGGTTGTCGGCAGGAATATCTTCCAGCGTGAAAACCCAGAGCCACTCATCAAGGCCCTCATAAGAGTCATCCATCGCAACGAAGAGCCAGAAGAGGCTGCCAAGGCCGAAGGGCTTCTCTGA
- a CDS encoding biotin--[acetyl-CoA-carboxylase] ligase: MSGLGSGIIGRKIIHLPEVDSTNEYAKLIALNEPDGTVVVADRQTAGKGRKGRTWASPEGGLWMSVILKPRGRPEDIPKLVFIGALAVADTLGEFGIEADIKWPNDVWVNGKKICGILAEGRLSQFVVLGIGLNVNNEIPEELKGMATSMKAVLGRRAELDEVLRVLIERLDRWYTVFLEGRYGEIISAVRERSLVLGREVKVIEEGIELVGKAVDIDDDGALILETSGGRVRVLYGDVSLRFV; this comes from the coding sequence ATGTCTGGACTGGGCAGTGGAATTATTGGCCGTAAAATAATCCACCTTCCTGAAGTAGATTCAACCAACGAGTACGCCAAGCTCATCGCTCTCAACGAGCCAGATGGAACAGTGGTGGTAGCGGACAGACAGACCGCCGGAAAAGGGAGGAAAGGTCGTACCTGGGCTTCCCCCGAGGGAGGCCTCTGGATGAGCGTTATCCTAAAGCCAAGGGGCAGGCCTGAAGACATCCCAAAGCTCGTCTTCATTGGGGCCCTGGCCGTTGCCGATACTCTCGGGGAATTCGGAATTGAAGCGGACATAAAATGGCCCAACGATGTATGGGTAAACGGAAAGAAGATCTGCGGTATCCTCGCCGAAGGACGGCTTAGTCAGTTCGTCGTTCTTGGTATTGGCCTCAACGTGAACAACGAGATTCCGGAGGAGCTGAAGGGGATGGCAACTTCCATGAAGGCCGTTCTGGGCCGGAGGGCCGAGCTGGACGAAGTCCTGCGCGTTCTAATTGAGCGTCTTGATCGCTGGTACACAGTCTTCCTTGAGGGGAGATACGGGGAGATAATCTCCGCCGTGAGGGAGAGGAGCCTTGTCTTGGGCAGGGAAGTTAAAGTCATTGAAGAGGGGATCGAGCTCGTAGGGAAAGCCGTTGATATAGACGACGATGGGGCGCTCATCCTAGAGACCTCGGGGGGTAGGGTGAGGGTTCTTTACGGTGACGTTTCCCTGCGCTTCGTTTAG
- a CDS encoding dicarboxylate/amino acid:cation symporter translates to MGKGLLKTYLEIPVLHKILAGLILGVVLGLLLPGYSATLKPLGDLFIRLLKMLVMPIILFSLVVGAASINPARLGRVGVKIIVYYLVTSAFAVFFGLLMGNIFKPGTGINLGTGAGKAIEAEAPSLVQTLLNIVPTNPFAALSSGQVLPTIFFAIVFGIAISYLMNSEDKRIRSSAETLFRVMDAAAEAMYKIVAGVMQYAPIGVFALIYYVIGQFGPNVAGPLVKVVVAVYLGLILQILLVYGVLLKVFGIDPLKFLKKAKDAMITAFVTRSSSGTLPVTMRVAEEEMGVDRGIFSFTLPLGATINMDGTALYQGVTVLFVANAIGQPLTLEQQLVVILTAVLASIGTAGVPGAGAIMLAMVLQSVGLGLVEGSPVALAYAMILGIDAILDMGRTMVNVTGDLAGTTIVAKTEGELDSSKWRD, encoded by the coding sequence GTGGGGAAGGGGCTGCTGAAAACCTATCTTGAAATTCCGGTTTTACATAAAATCCTCGCGGGCCTTATTTTAGGTGTTGTTTTGGGTCTGCTCCTTCCGGGGTATTCAGCGACGCTCAAGCCGCTCGGAGACCTCTTCATACGCCTGCTGAAGATGCTCGTGATGCCGATAATACTGTTCTCGCTAGTAGTTGGCGCCGCCAGCATCAACCCAGCGCGGCTCGGAAGGGTGGGCGTCAAGATAATCGTTTACTATCTGGTCACCTCAGCCTTTGCGGTGTTCTTTGGACTGCTGATGGGCAACATCTTCAAACCTGGAACCGGAATAAACCTGGGAACCGGCGCTGGAAAGGCTATAGAGGCAGAGGCTCCGTCGCTCGTCCAGACGCTCCTCAACATCGTCCCGACCAACCCCTTCGCAGCACTTTCGAGCGGCCAGGTTCTGCCCACAATATTCTTCGCCATAGTCTTTGGGATAGCTATCAGCTACCTCATGAACAGTGAAGATAAAAGGATCAGAAGCTCAGCCGAGACGCTCTTCAGAGTTATGGATGCCGCCGCCGAGGCGATGTACAAGATAGTCGCCGGCGTCATGCAGTACGCTCCAATAGGTGTCTTTGCTCTGATTTACTACGTCATCGGCCAGTTCGGCCCGAACGTCGCCGGACCGCTTGTCAAGGTCGTCGTAGCGGTTTACCTTGGCCTCATCCTCCAGATACTCTTGGTCTACGGCGTCCTGCTCAAGGTCTTCGGCATCGACCCGCTTAAGTTCCTTAAGAAGGCCAAGGACGCCATGATTACTGCTTTTGTTACCAGGAGTTCCAGCGGAACGCTGCCAGTTACAATGCGCGTGGCTGAAGAGGAGATGGGCGTTGACAGGGGCATATTCTCCTTCACCCTGCCGCTCGGTGCAACGATAAACATGGACGGAACGGCGCTCTACCAGGGTGTCACGGTGCTCTTCGTTGCGAACGCGATAGGCCAGCCGCTGACGCTCGAGCAGCAGCTCGTGGTCATCCTCACAGCTGTACTCGCCTCGATCGGAACCGCTGGCGTTCCGGGTGCGGGAGCCATAATGCTGGCCATGGTGCTCCAGAGTGTCGGCCTCGGGCTCGTTGAGGGGAGTCCGGTAGCCTTAGCCTATGCCATGATACTCGGAATCGACGCAATCCTTGACATGGGCAGGACGATGGTAAACGTCACCGGCGACCTGGCAGGAACGACCATTGTTGCCAAGACGGAGGGAGAACTGGACTCTTCCAAGTGGAGGGACTGA
- a CDS encoding exodeoxyribonuclease VII small subunit — protein MKRVLAVFLAAILLTPLIGSNFGLAEDFQPKTYKQNFVFTIQILPNGSANITMKTVWLGPKDEIEKQIEMILNETNQSNVTIEEAIQKFEQEQLRRYIESLTQAGMKLVNESIKSYGIESGDNITIVFNAIALDFAKYYSYGDYWEVQIDPTRGYATLAIPDTGLPFAIDINNTFIVKLPENATLLSYPRPFAKQYNQSRFFVTAEAQDDTVIIKSQIYLEPFLPPDGYQALFGDYKDYYIRYKAPYKGEEQYQRSVMNEYVTLDVYANGTIRLHMKDEYIEPKSEVLARKAEIVAYGVRNVTEYILRTYSIALGYQGALVDHGKVTILGLNETDAPLIIDAEYLVRNFTKFVNGSYVYSFDPTMGITNGLGDRIEYEVNHTLDLTINLPEGAEILEVPQNVSRDLNGNRFVLTTVVEGRTIKITSNVFLRYGAPADDVKELLANYTTATVKYTLPEEKKNLTTTQIAGIVGALVLIGLAVAIWKKR, from the coding sequence ATGAAGCGAGTGCTGGCGGTGTTTCTTGCCGCGATTCTGCTGACTCCTCTCATCGGCTCGAACTTCGGGCTTGCGGAGGATTTCCAGCCCAAAACGTACAAGCAAAACTTCGTGTTTACGATTCAGATTTTGCCCAACGGGAGCGCTAACATAACCATGAAAACCGTCTGGCTGGGCCCAAAGGACGAGATAGAGAAGCAAATAGAGATGATTCTCAACGAGACGAATCAGAGCAACGTGACCATCGAGGAGGCCATTCAGAAGTTCGAACAGGAGCAGCTCCGGAGGTATATAGAGAGCCTTACCCAGGCCGGCATGAAGCTCGTGAACGAGAGCATAAAGTCCTATGGCATAGAGAGCGGCGATAACATCACGATAGTCTTCAACGCCATAGCCCTGGACTTCGCCAAGTACTACTCCTACGGCGATTACTGGGAGGTTCAAATCGACCCCACGAGGGGCTACGCCACGCTTGCCATTCCAGACACTGGCCTCCCCTTTGCAATCGATATCAACAACACCTTCATCGTGAAGCTTCCCGAAAATGCCACCCTCCTGAGCTATCCGAGGCCCTTTGCAAAGCAGTACAACCAGAGCAGGTTCTTCGTCACCGCTGAAGCCCAGGACGATACGGTCATAATAAAGTCCCAGATTTACCTTGAGCCTTTCCTGCCACCAGATGGCTACCAGGCGCTCTTCGGGGACTACAAGGACTACTACATCAGATACAAGGCCCCCTACAAGGGCGAAGAGCAGTACCAGAGGAGTGTTATGAACGAGTACGTTACCCTTGACGTCTACGCAAACGGTACCATAAGGCTCCACATGAAGGACGAGTACATCGAGCCTAAGTCAGAGGTTCTTGCGAGGAAAGCTGAGATAGTCGCCTACGGCGTCCGGAACGTCACCGAGTACATCCTCAGGACGTACTCGATAGCCTTAGGTTATCAGGGCGCCCTCGTCGACCACGGCAAGGTTACCATCCTCGGCCTCAACGAGACGGACGCGCCGCTGATAATCGACGCCGAATACCTCGTCAGGAACTTCACCAAGTTCGTGAACGGCTCCTACGTTTACTCCTTTGACCCGACCATGGGCATCACCAACGGCCTCGGCGACAGGATTGAGTACGAGGTGAACCACACCCTCGATCTGACGATTAACCTCCCTGAGGGGGCGGAGATACTGGAGGTTCCCCAGAACGTGAGCAGGGACTTAAATGGCAACAGGTTCGTGCTCACCACCGTTGTCGAGGGAAGGACGATAAAAATCACATCGAACGTCTTCCTCCGCTACGGAGCTCCAGCAGACGACGTGAAGGAGCTCTTGGCCAACTACACGACCGCCACCGTCAAATACACCCTGCCCGAGGAAAAGAAAAACCTCACCACGACCCAGATTGCTGGCATAGTGGGGGCCTTGGTTCTCATAGGCCTCGCGGTTGCGATATGGAAGAAGCGCTGA
- a CDS encoding alanyl-tRNA editing protein, with amino-acid sequence MTRKLYYEDAYMRDARAKVLEVREGALLLDQTVFYPTGGGQPHDRGTINGVEVLDVYKDDAGNVWHAVAEPEKFKPGDEVELKIDWDYRYKLMRIHSAMHLLEHVLNEVLGEGNWELYGSGMSVEKGRYDILYPENVNQYKERIIELFNKYVDEGGEMKIWWEGETRYTQIRDFEVIPCGGTHVKDIKEIGHLKKLKRSSLGKGKQRLEIWLED; translated from the coding sequence GTGACGAGGAAGCTCTACTACGAGGACGCTTACATGAGGGACGCGAGGGCAAAGGTTCTTGAGGTTAGGGAGGGTGCACTCCTCCTTGACCAGACGGTGTTCTATCCTACCGGCGGCGGTCAGCCCCACGACAGGGGAACGATAAACGGCGTCGAAGTTCTGGACGTCTATAAGGACGATGCTGGAAACGTCTGGCACGCCGTTGCTGAGCCGGAGAAGTTCAAGCCCGGTGACGAGGTCGAGCTCAAAATAGACTGGGACTACAGGTACAAGCTCATGCGCATCCACTCGGCCATGCACCTCCTCGAGCACGTCCTCAATGAGGTTCTTGGGGAAGGCAACTGGGAGCTCTACGGCAGCGGGATGAGCGTCGAGAAAGGTAGGTATGACATACTCTATCCGGAAAACGTCAACCAGTACAAGGAGAGAATCATCGAGCTCTTTAACAAGTACGTTGATGAAGGCGGCGAAATGAAGATATGGTGGGAAGGGGAGACGAGATACACCCAGATAAGGGACTTCGAGGTCATCCCCTGCGGCGGGACGCACGTGAAGGACATAAAGGAGATAGGACACCTCAAGAAGCTCAAGCGCTCCAGCCTCGGAAAAGGCAAGCAGAGGCTTGAGATCTGGCTTGAGGACTGA